In a genomic window of uncultured Flavobacterium sp.:
- a CDS encoding Y-family DNA polymerase, whose amino-acid sequence MFALVDCNNFYASCQRVFEPHLRGKPIVILSNNDGCVISRSDEAKALGVPMAIPAFKYESIFKEKNIFVYSSNYPLYGDMSNRVMNLLQTYTPEIEVYSIDEAFLKFSGYDLFDLNTLGLKMRKEVTQGTGIPVSIGFAPTKALAKVANKIARKFADRTQGVYCIDSEEKRIKALKWTKIEDVWGIGRKHAKRLKLKKINTAYDFTQFPDAWVRKEMSVVGLRLKHELEGKPTLGLEEAADRKMIATTRSFEKRYTTYEEISERISTFTASCAEKLRRQDCHCNMVTVFIQTSFLKNEESQYSRSITIVTDFPTNSTIELNEAAQKGFKAIFKKGFRYKKAGVIVMGLTPNNETQLNLFETSNPKHQPLMSAIDKMNQSYGNNKIKFGVQSLGRQWKMKQNRLSPKFSTLLKDVITVKV is encoded by the coding sequence ATGTTTGCTTTAGTCGATTGTAACAATTTTTATGCCTCTTGCCAAAGAGTATTTGAGCCGCATTTAAGAGGAAAACCTATCGTTATTCTCTCTAATAATGACGGCTGTGTTATTTCGCGTTCTGATGAAGCTAAAGCTCTGGGCGTACCTATGGCGATTCCTGCTTTTAAGTATGAATCTATTTTTAAAGAAAAGAACATTTTTGTTTATTCTTCTAATTATCCGCTGTACGGCGATATGAGCAATCGGGTAATGAATCTGCTTCAAACTTATACTCCTGAAATCGAAGTTTACAGTATTGATGAAGCTTTCCTGAAATTTTCAGGTTACGATTTATTTGATCTGAATACGCTGGGTTTAAAAATGCGGAAAGAAGTGACACAAGGAACAGGTATTCCTGTTAGTATAGGTTTTGCGCCTACCAAAGCTTTGGCTAAAGTTGCAAATAAAATTGCCCGAAAATTTGCAGATCGTACACAGGGTGTTTATTGTATTGACTCTGAAGAAAAAAGAATTAAGGCATTAAAGTGGACAAAAATTGAAGATGTTTGGGGAATTGGAAGAAAGCACGCCAAACGACTTAAATTAAAAAAGATCAATACTGCCTATGACTTTACCCAGTTTCCGGATGCTTGGGTAAGAAAAGAAATGTCTGTAGTTGGCCTTCGATTAAAACATGAACTAGAAGGAAAACCAACTTTAGGATTAGAAGAAGCCGCAGACCGGAAAATGATTGCCACTACAAGATCTTTCGAAAAAAGATATACTACTTATGAAGAAATATCAGAACGAATTAGCACATTTACAGCTTCTTGTGCTGAGAAATTAAGACGTCAGGATTGTCATTGTAATATGGTAACTGTCTTTATCCAGACTAGTTTTTTAAAAAACGAAGAATCACAATATTCACGAAGCATTACCATTGTAACAGATTTCCCAACCAATTCTACAATAGAACTTAATGAGGCTGCTCAAAAAGGATTTAAAGCTATTTTTAAAAAGGGTTTTCGTTATAAAAAAGCCGGAGTAATTGTAATGGGATTAACACCAAATAATGAAACCCAACTTAATTTATTTGAAACTTCAAATCCTAAACATCAACCTTTAATGAGTGCGATTGATAAAATGAATCAGAGTTATGGGAATAATAAAATCAAATTCGGCGTGCAATCTTTAGGACGTCAATGGAAAATGAAACAAAACAGATTATCGCCCAAGTTTTCTACTTTATTGAAAGATGTTATCACTGTTAAAGTTTAA
- a CDS encoding LexA family transcriptional regulator: protein MSLFSDNIRALRVKHKISQEKLAENLRITRGRYVKYEDGTSEAPYDILKQIALYFHMSIDLLLSVDIRKIHIENLIKLEGNRLILPIQVDSFGENYIEIVSQKAKAGYLNGYADPEYIESLQQVSLPFLGPGKHRGFPVEGDSMPPHEDGSIIIGRYVERLGEVMDGRTYILITKNEGMVYKRLNKNKKNALVLESDNRFYPNYEVKASDILEIWEYECSIGRSDKRHEATESQSMKDLLLEVKREVMEIKNNTSNT from the coding sequence ATGTCTTTATTTTCAGATAACATCAGAGCATTGAGGGTTAAGCATAAAATATCGCAAGAGAAATTAGCTGAAAACCTTAGAATTACCCGAGGAAGATACGTTAAATACGAGGACGGAACCTCTGAGGCGCCGTACGATATCTTAAAGCAAATTGCCTTATATTTTCATATGAGTATCGATTTACTATTGTCTGTCGATATACGAAAAATCCACATTGAAAACTTGATAAAACTGGAAGGCAACCGACTTATTTTACCAATACAAGTAGATAGTTTTGGAGAGAATTATATAGAAATTGTATCTCAAAAAGCAAAAGCAGGTTATCTAAACGGTTATGCCGATCCGGAATATATCGAGAGTTTACAACAAGTTTCACTTCCGTTTTTAGGACCTGGAAAACATCGCGGATTTCCTGTTGAAGGTGATTCGATGCCACCACACGAAGACGGTTCTATTATTATTGGGCGTTATGTCGAAAGGCTGGGAGAGGTGATGGATGGTAGAACTTATATCCTGATTACCAAAAATGAAGGAATGGTGTATAAACGTCTGAACAAGAACAAAAAGAATGCTTTGGTTTTGGAATCAGACAATCGTTTTTATCCAAATTATGAAGTAAAAGCTTCTGATATTTTAGAGATCTGGGAATACGAATGCAGCATCGGCCGAAGCGATAAACGACATGAAGCTACAGAATCTCAAAGTATGAAAGATTTGCTTCTTGAAGTAAAACGAGAAGTTATGGAGATTAAAAATAATACTTCGAATACGTAA
- the umuD gene encoding translesion error-prone DNA polymerase V autoproteolytic subunit, whose translation MKLRNINTTCSIELYIPDVSSEVKLPFFDVGISAGFPSPADDFIELSIDLNKEFIKHKYTTYFARVKGHSMKNAGINDGDLLIIDKSLEPQNNKIAVCQIDGEFTVKRIKIEKDIIWLIAENEDYQPIKVTPENNFVIWGIVIHSIKSF comes from the coding sequence ATGAAATTGAGAAATATAAATACCACATGTTCAATAGAATTGTACATTCCAGATGTAAGTTCGGAAGTAAAACTGCCTTTTTTTGATGTTGGTATTAGCGCAGGTTTTCCTTCGCCTGCTGATGATTTTATCGAATTATCGATTGATCTCAACAAAGAATTTATCAAACATAAGTATACCACTTATTTCGCCAGAGTAAAAGGGCATTCTATGAAAAATGCAGGAATCAATGATGGTGATTTATTGATTATTGATAAAAGCCTGGAACCACAAAATAATAAAATTGCTGTTTGTCAAATTGATGGCGAATTTACCGTAAAGCGTATTAAAATAGAAAAAGATATCATCTGGCTTATTGCCGAAAATGAAGATTATCAACCTATAAAGGTAACTCCCGAAAATAATTTTGTGATCTGGGGAATTGTGATTCATAGTATTAAATCTTTTTAA
- a CDS encoding exonuclease domain-containing protein — MKKQEYAIVDIETTGGNASGSRITEIAIIIHDGENVIERYETLVNPEKEIPISIFALTGINNEMVANAPIFDDISDKVLEMLTDRIFVAHNVNFDYSFVRHQLEQAGFKWTARKLCTVRAARKIRPGFPSYSLGKLCNSLDIPLENQHRAGGDAAATAILFSRLLEWDDEGHIEQMIKNTAQDQRLPPNLPPEDFNNLPEKPGVYYFYNEVKKVIYVGKAVNIKKRVASHFSGHKINPQRQHFLRDIYSISFEVCGNELMALLLECTEIKHLWPTYNRALKRFEPKFGLYEYEARNGYKYLAIGKLNKFQSCIEHFSSLHEATNILRGLAERFEIDYRFCKYSKPEEGEIFQNKDITDLPDASLHNEQVDNAIDFLLNNRPTFAIIEKGRTAHERSCIWIENGHFYGMGYIPLDVAITDPSEVKNYATPYKSNQYIVQLIFAYAEKNPRKVFFNKNLLKSGI; from the coding sequence ATGAAAAAGCAAGAATACGCCATAGTAGATATCGAAACCACCGGTGGAAACGCCAGTGGCAGCCGCATTACCGAAATTGCCATTATCATTCATGACGGAGAAAACGTGATTGAACGATATGAAACGCTCGTTAATCCGGAAAAGGAAATTCCGATTTCGATTTTTGCCTTAACAGGAATTAATAACGAAATGGTAGCTAATGCGCCAATCTTCGATGATATTTCAGACAAAGTATTAGAAATGCTTACGGATCGAATTTTCGTCGCTCATAATGTCAATTTCGATTATTCATTCGTTCGTCATCAACTCGAGCAAGCAGGTTTTAAATGGACAGCAAGAAAATTGTGTACTGTTCGTGCAGCACGAAAAATAAGACCTGGTTTCCCTTCTTACAGCTTAGGAAAACTTTGCAATTCGCTCGACATTCCTTTAGAAAATCAACATCGCGCCGGTGGAGATGCAGCTGCTACAGCAATATTATTTTCGCGATTACTGGAATGGGACGATGAAGGTCATATTGAACAAATGATCAAAAACACGGCACAAGATCAACGTTTACCTCCTAACCTTCCGCCCGAAGATTTTAATAATTTACCTGAAAAACCAGGTGTATATTATTTTTATAATGAGGTAAAAAAAGTAATCTATGTCGGCAAAGCAGTTAATATAAAAAAACGAGTTGCTTCTCATTTTAGCGGACATAAGATTAATCCGCAAAGGCAACATTTCTTGCGGGATATTTACTCAATTTCTTTTGAAGTTTGTGGCAATGAATTAATGGCACTTTTATTAGAATGTACCGAAATTAAGCATCTTTGGCCAACTTACAACAGAGCTTTAAAACGATTTGAACCAAAATTTGGATTGTATGAATATGAAGCCCGCAACGGATATAAATATCTGGCTATTGGTAAACTCAATAAATTTCAGTCTTGTATTGAGCATTTCAGTAGTTTACACGAAGCAACAAATATACTGCGGGGTTTAGCAGAACGATTTGAAATTGATTATAGGTTTTGTAAATATTCAAAACCTGAAGAAGGAGAAATATTTCAAAATAAAGATATAACAGATTTGCCGGATGCGTCGCTTCACAATGAACAAGTCGACAATGCTATTGATTTTTTATTAAACAACAGACCCACTTTTGCCATTATAGAAAAAGGAAGAACAGCGCACGAACGCAGTTGTATCTGGATAGAAAATGGTCATTTTTATGGTATGGGATATATTCCGTTAGATGTTGCGATTACCGATCCTTCAGAAGTAAAAAATTATGCTACGCCTTATAAAAGTAACCAATATATTGTGCAATTGATTTTTGCTTATGCAGAAAAAAATCCCCGAAAAGTTTTTTTCAACAAGAACTTGCTAAAATCAGGAATATAA